The Streptomyces kanamyceticus genome window below encodes:
- a CDS encoding ABC transporter permease: protein MKPARLSPTDVLRVGAVGLRARRARVVLSALGIALGIATMVAVVGLSQSSKADLMSRLDRLGTNLLTAEQGKDIQGNAVPLPKNAVAMVERVGPVQHATATANVDARVRRSDVVPEEQSSGVTVQAARPDLLKALNARTNKGTWLNRANERLPVTVLGSVAAERLGITAPGEKIMLNDQYVAVVGILDPIELFPTLDRVAMIGFPAAERHFAFDGHPSTIFERSTDDSVEDVRDVLARTVSPGDEGSVKVSRPSDALAAKAATDKGLTTLMLGLGAVALLVGGVGVANTMVISVLERRTEIGLRRALGATKNAIRLQFLTESLLLSSLGGATGALLGAAATYGFALTQDWTPVVPPWSLTAGFAATLVIGMAAGLYPAIRASRLHPTVALNAT from the coding sequence GTGAAGCCCGCGAGGCTCTCGCCCACGGACGTCCTCAGGGTGGGCGCGGTGGGCCTGCGGGCGCGCAGGGCGCGCGTGGTGCTCTCCGCGCTCGGCATCGCGCTCGGCATCGCGACGATGGTCGCGGTGGTGGGCCTGTCCCAGTCCAGCAAGGCGGACCTGATGTCCCGCCTCGACCGCCTCGGCACCAACCTCCTCACCGCCGAGCAGGGCAAGGACATCCAGGGCAACGCCGTTCCGCTGCCCAAGAACGCGGTGGCGATGGTGGAGCGCGTCGGCCCGGTCCAGCACGCGACGGCCACCGCCAACGTCGACGCCCGGGTCCGCCGCAGCGACGTCGTCCCCGAGGAACAGTCGTCGGGCGTCACGGTCCAGGCGGCCCGCCCCGACCTCCTGAAGGCCCTCAACGCCCGTACGAACAAAGGGACTTGGCTGAACAGGGCGAACGAACGCCTCCCCGTCACGGTCCTCGGCTCCGTCGCGGCGGAGCGCCTCGGCATCACCGCGCCGGGCGAGAAGATCATGCTGAACGACCAGTACGTGGCGGTCGTCGGGATCCTGGACCCCATCGAGCTGTTCCCGACCCTCGACCGGGTGGCGATGATCGGCTTCCCCGCGGCCGAACGCCACTTCGCCTTCGACGGCCACCCCTCCACGATCTTCGAACGCTCCACCGACGACTCGGTCGAGGACGTACGGGACGTCCTGGCCCGCACGGTCAGCCCCGGCGACGAAGGATCGGTCAAGGTCTCCCGCCCCTCCGACGCGCTGGCCGCGAAGGCGGCGACCGACAAGGGCCTGACCACCCTGATGCTGGGCCTCGGGGCGGTCGCCCTCCTGGTGGGCGGCGTGGGAGTGGCCAACACGATGGTGATCTCGGTCCTGGAGCGCAGAACGGAGATCGGCCTGCGCAGGGCCCTGGGCGCGACCAAGAACGCGATCCGCCTCCAGTTCCTGACGGAGTCCCTCCTCCTCTCCTCCCTGGGCGGCGCGACGGGCGCGCTCCTGGGCGCGGCGGCGACCTACGGATTCGCCCTGACCCAGGACTGGACCCCGGTGGTCCCGCCCTGGTCCCTGACGGCGGGCTTCGCCGCGACACTCGTGATCGGCATGGCGGCGGGCCTCTATCCGGCGATCAGGGCGTCGCGCCTGCATCCGACGGTGGCGTTGAACGCGACGTAG
- a CDS encoding ABC transporter ATP-binding protein: MSTPTPVIRLRRATKSYEGGVHALRGVDLTVHAGELLAIVGPSGSGKSTMLNIIGTLDKPTSGTVEVAGHDVGRLSDAQLSALRARHIGFVFQHFHLAPARTAVENVADGLLYAGVGARERGARARGALERVGLGHRLTHTPNELSGGEKQRVAIARALIGDPTILLADEPTGALDTASGRVVMDLLHELHATGTTICVITHDHDIADALPRRIRFRDGEVVS, translated from the coding sequence ATGAGCACACCCACACCTGTCATCCGGCTCCGCCGCGCCACCAAGTCGTACGAGGGAGGAGTGCACGCCCTGCGCGGCGTGGACCTCACCGTGCACGCGGGCGAACTCCTCGCGATCGTCGGCCCTTCCGGCTCGGGCAAGTCGACGATGCTCAACATCATCGGCACCCTCGACAAGCCGACGTCGGGCACGGTCGAGGTGGCGGGCCACGACGTCGGCCGCCTCTCGGACGCCCAGCTCTCGGCCCTGCGCGCCCGCCACATCGGCTTCGTCTTCCAGCACTTCCACCTGGCGCCCGCGCGCACCGCCGTGGAGAACGTCGCGGACGGCCTGCTGTACGCGGGCGTCGGCGCGCGCGAACGCGGCGCGCGTGCGCGCGGGGCCCTGGAACGGGTCGGCCTGGGCCACCGCCTCACCCACACCCCGAACGAACTCTCCGGCGGCGAGAAGCAACGGGTCGCCATCGCGAGGGCGTTGATCGGCGACCCGACCATCCTGCTCGCCGACGAACCCACCGGCGCCCTGGACACCGCGTCGGGCCGCGTCGTCATGGACCTGCTCCACGAACTCCACGCGACAGGGACCACGATCTGCGTCATCACCCACGACCACGACATCGCCGACGCGCTGCCCCGCCGCATCCGCTTCAGGGACGGGGAGGTGGTGTCGTGA
- a CDS encoding efflux RND transporter periplasmic adaptor subunit translates to MRRRTGILVAAAVVAAAAGAGALALGGGDDADASAGKDGLPPATAAVVRTDLVQSKTVDGKVDFAQRRAVKSAVDGTVTVAAREGATVARGQALYELDDKPVTLLYGQVPAFREMKVGARGTDVLQLERNLAALGYGAGLYVDPRYDKATEAAVKRWQKSLNRVPTGRVGKGDVVFQPDRIKVVSADAALADAVGPDTSVLTAASTNPVVRADLDQSDAPLTAKGTKVEVTLPSGKKEPGRVSGTVHPEAADDEGAQDTITVEVTLDGGRSAASGEDSEVSASVRFVSESRRHVLAVPVEAIVALRGAHGGYGLQVVEGGAARMVRVETGMTADSRIEVSGPDIKEGMKVGVAKQ, encoded by the coding sequence ATGAGACGCCGTACGGGAATCCTGGTGGCCGCGGCGGTCGTGGCGGCGGCCGCCGGAGCCGGGGCGCTCGCCCTCGGGGGCGGCGACGACGCGGACGCGAGCGCGGGGAAGGACGGCCTGCCGCCCGCCACCGCCGCCGTCGTCCGCACCGACCTCGTGCAGTCCAAGACGGTCGACGGCAAGGTCGACTTCGCGCAGCGACGGGCGGTCAAGTCGGCGGTCGACGGCACGGTCACGGTCGCGGCGCGGGAGGGCGCGACGGTCGCGCGCGGCCAGGCGCTCTACGAGCTCGACGACAAACCGGTGACGCTTCTGTACGGCCAGGTCCCCGCCTTCCGCGAGATGAAGGTGGGCGCGCGCGGCACCGACGTACTCCAACTGGAGCGCAATCTGGCCGCGTTGGGGTACGGCGCCGGGCTCTACGTCGACCCGCGCTACGACAAGGCGACGGAGGCCGCGGTCAAGCGCTGGCAGAAGTCCCTGAACCGGGTGCCCACCGGCCGGGTCGGCAAGGGCGACGTGGTCTTCCAGCCGGACCGGATCAAGGTCGTCTCCGCGGACGCCGCGCTCGCCGACGCGGTGGGCCCCGACACCTCGGTCCTCACGGCCGCGTCGACGAACCCCGTCGTCCGCGCCGACCTCGACCAGAGCGACGCGCCGCTCACCGCGAAGGGGACGAAGGTCGAGGTGACGCTGCCCAGCGGCAAGAAGGAGCCGGGCAGGGTGTCGGGCACGGTGCACCCCGAGGCCGCGGACGACGAGGGCGCCCAGGACACCATCACCGTCGAAGTGACCCTGGACGGCGGCCGGTCGGCGGCGTCGGGCGAGGACAGCGAGGTGTCGGCGAGCGTGCGGTTCGTCAGCGAGAGCCGCAGACACGTCCTCGCGGTCCCCGTCGAGGCGATCGTCGCGCTGCGCGGCGCGCACGGCGGCTACGGACTGCAGGTCGTCGAGGGCGGCGCCGCCCGCATGGTGCGGGTCGAGACCGGCATGACGGCGGACAGCCGCATCGAGGTCAGCGGCCCGGACATCAAGGAGGGCATGAAGGTAGGAGTGGCGAAGCAATGA